One genomic window of Azospirillum sp. TSH58 includes the following:
- the fusA gene encoding elongation factor G yields the protein MPRSHPLNRYRNIGIMAHIDAGKTTTTERILYYTGKSYKIGEVHEGTAVMDWMEQEQERGITITSAATTCFWRDHRINIIDTPGHVDFTIEVERSLRVLDGAVAVFDSVAGVEPQSETVWRQADKYGVPRMCFVNKLDRTGADFFRCVAMMKERLGAFPLVLQLPIGSEAGFVGVVDLVAMRAIVWKEETLGAEFYHTDIPDALKDAAAHHRQALLDAVLELDDAAMEAYLESGQEPSEETLKACIRKGTIGLRFVPVLCGSAFKNKGIQPMLDAVVDYLPAPVDVGAVRGHRIGSPETDERAPDDAAPFSALAFKIMNDPFVGSLTFVRVYSGTVASGTAVLNPGKDEKERIGRMLLMHANSREEIDEAYAGDIVAFTALKSTTTGDTLCDPAKPIVLERMEFPEPVIEVAVEPRSKADQEKMSMALSRLAQEDPSFRVAVDHESGQTIIKGMGELHLEIIVDRMKREFKVDANVGAPQVAYRETITRTAEIDYTHKKQTGGTGQFARVKLVFEPQPAGSGFVFQNKVVGGAVPKEFIPGVQKGLDASLHSGVVAGFPVIDLKVTLVDGAFHDVDSSVLAFEIATRAAFREGMQKAGPMLLEPIMRVEVVTPEDYMGDIIGDLNSRRGQITAMDQRGNARSILAMVPLASMFGYVNTLRSMSQGRAQYTMQFDHHEPVPQTIAETIRARMA from the coding sequence ATGCCCCGTTCCCATCCCCTGAACCGTTACCGCAACATCGGCATCATGGCTCACATCGATGCCGGGAAGACCACGACCACCGAACGGATTTTGTACTACACTGGAAAGTCGTACAAAATCGGCGAGGTGCACGAGGGCACCGCGGTGATGGATTGGATGGAACAGGAACAGGAACGGGGCATCACCATCACCTCCGCGGCCACGACCTGCTTCTGGCGCGATCACCGCATCAACATCATCGACACGCCGGGCCACGTCGACTTCACGATCGAAGTCGAACGCAGCCTGCGCGTGCTCGACGGTGCGGTTGCGGTGTTCGATTCCGTCGCGGGTGTGGAGCCTCAGTCCGAAACCGTGTGGCGGCAGGCCGACAAGTACGGCGTGCCCCGCATGTGTTTCGTCAACAAGCTGGATCGCACCGGCGCGGACTTCTTCCGCTGCGTCGCCATGATGAAGGAACGGCTGGGAGCCTTCCCGCTCGTTCTCCAGCTTCCGATCGGGTCCGAGGCTGGCTTCGTCGGCGTCGTCGATCTGGTCGCCATGCGCGCCATCGTCTGGAAGGAAGAGACGCTGGGCGCTGAATTCTATCACACCGACATTCCCGACGCTCTGAAGGACGCCGCGGCGCATCATCGCCAGGCGCTGCTCGACGCCGTTCTGGAACTCGACGACGCGGCCATGGAGGCCTATCTCGAGTCCGGACAGGAACCGTCCGAGGAGACGCTCAAGGCCTGCATCCGCAAGGGCACCATCGGCCTGCGCTTCGTGCCGGTCCTCTGCGGTTCGGCCTTCAAGAACAAGGGCATCCAGCCGATGCTGGACGCCGTGGTGGACTATCTGCCGGCCCCCGTGGACGTCGGGGCGGTCAGGGGACACCGCATCGGCAGCCCCGAGACGGACGAGCGCGCACCGGACGACGCTGCTCCCTTCTCCGCGCTCGCCTTCAAGATCATGAACGACCCCTTCGTCGGGTCGCTGACCTTCGTGCGCGTCTATTCCGGCACCGTCGCCTCCGGCACCGCCGTGCTGAATCCCGGCAAGGACGAGAAGGAGCGCATCGGCCGCATGCTGCTGATGCACGCCAACAGCCGAGAGGAGATCGACGAGGCCTACGCCGGCGACATCGTCGCCTTCACCGCGCTGAAGAGCACGACCACCGGCGACACGCTGTGCGATCCCGCCAAGCCCATCGTCCTGGAACGGATGGAGTTTCCGGAACCGGTCATCGAGGTGGCCGTCGAGCCGAGATCCAAGGCCGACCAGGAAAAGATGAGCATGGCGCTGTCCCGCCTCGCCCAGGAGGACCCGTCCTTCCGCGTGGCCGTCGACCATGAAAGCGGTCAGACGATCATCAAGGGCATGGGCGAACTGCATCTGGAAATCATCGTCGACCGCATGAAGCGGGAGTTCAAGGTGGATGCGAACGTCGGCGCGCCGCAGGTGGCGTACCGCGAGACCATCACCAGGACCGCCGAGATCGACTACACCCACAAGAAGCAGACCGGGGGCACCGGCCAGTTCGCCCGGGTCAAGCTGGTCTTCGAGCCGCAGCCCGCCGGCAGCGGCTTCGTCTTCCAGAACAAGGTCGTCGGCGGGGCCGTGCCCAAGGAGTTCATTCCAGGGGTGCAGAAGGGGCTGGACGCCTCGCTGCACAGCGGCGTGGTCGCCGGCTTCCCGGTTATCGACCTCAAGGTGACGCTGGTCGACGGCGCCTTCCACGACGTCGATTCCTCGGTGCTCGCCTTCGAGATCGCGACCCGTGCGGCCTTCCGCGAGGGCATGCAGAAGGCCGGCCCGATGCTTCTGGAGCCGATCATGAGGGTTGAGGTGGTGACGCCCGAAGACTACATGGGCGACATCATCGGGGACCTGAACAGCCGCCGCGGCCAGATCACCGCCATGGACCAGAGGGGGAACGCCCGCTCGATCCTGGCGATGGTTCCGTTGGCGTCGATGTTCGGCTATGTGAACACCCTGCGCTCGATGAGCCAGGGGCGCGCGCAATACACGATGCAGTTCGACCACCACGAGCCGGTGCCGCAGACCATTGCGGAGACCATCCGCGCCAGGATGGCCTGA
- the rpsC gene encoding 30S ribosomal protein S3, which produces MGQKVNPIGLRLGINRTWDSRWFAKRDYANLLHQDLKLRGYLQGRLQQAGCSRVIIERPAKKARVTIHSARPGVVIGKKGADIEKLRTELSKMAGGEVSLNIIEIRKPEIDAKLIAENISNQLERRVAFRRAMKRAVQSAMRLGAQGIRINCSGRLGGAEIARLEWYREGRVPLHTLRADIDYGTATAKTTYGTCGVKVWVFKGEIMAHDPMAQDKRMGTEPVSTDGEPRRERRERGDREERGGRGRGDRDRSERADR; this is translated from the coding sequence ATGGGTCAGAAAGTCAATCCGATCGGGCTGCGCCTCGGCATCAACCGGACCTGGGACAGCCGTTGGTTCGCCAAGCGCGACTACGCCAACCTGCTGCACCAGGACCTGAAGCTGCGCGGCTATCTGCAGGGTCGCCTGCAGCAGGCCGGCTGCTCGCGCGTCATCATCGAGCGTCCGGCCAAGAAGGCCCGCGTCACCATCCACTCGGCCCGTCCGGGCGTGGTGATCGGCAAGAAGGGCGCGGACATCGAGAAGCTGCGCACCGAGCTGTCGAAGATGGCCGGCGGCGAGGTGAGCCTGAACATCATCGAGATCCGCAAGCCGGAGATCGATGCCAAGCTCATCGCCGAGAACATCTCCAACCAGCTCGAGCGCCGTGTCGCCTTCCGCCGCGCCATGAAGCGCGCGGTCCAGTCGGCCATGCGTCTGGGCGCCCAGGGCATCCGGATCAACTGCTCCGGTCGTCTCGGCGGCGCTGAGATCGCCCGTCTGGAGTGGTACCGCGAGGGCCGCGTTCCGCTGCACACCCTGCGTGCGGACATCGACTACGGCACCGCGACCGCGAAGACCACCTACGGCACCTGCGGTGTCAAGGTGTGGGTCTTCAAGGGCGAGATCATGGCGCACGACCCGATGGCCCAGGACAAGCGCATGGGCACCGAACCGGTGTCGACCGATGGCGAGCCGCGTCGCGAGCGTCGCGAGCGTGGTGACCGTGAGGAGCGTGGGGGCCGCGGTCGCGGCGACCGTGACCGCTCCGAGCGGGCTGACCGCTAG
- a CDS encoding DJ-1/PfpI family protein, whose protein sequence is MTEKALSFGLLLFPNVTQLDLTGPYEVLARVPGARVHLLWKTLDPVRSDTGLTILPTVTLAEAPPLDLILVPGGGGINALLTDEEVLDFLEERASSTRYLAGICTGSLVLGAAGLLDGKRAGTHWASRDFLSAFGATPVAERVVVDGTLFTGGGVTAGIDVALRIVGELIDETAAKLVQLSIEYDPQPPFDAGSPERAGERETADLLARMRPMLEARAAAVAAGANALQRRRSGRAG, encoded by the coding sequence ATGACCGAGAAAGCGCTCAGCTTCGGCCTGCTGCTGTTCCCCAACGTCACCCAGCTCGATCTGACCGGCCCCTACGAGGTGCTGGCCCGGGTGCCCGGCGCCCGGGTCCATCTGCTGTGGAAGACGCTCGATCCGGTGCGCTCCGACACCGGCCTGACCATCCTTCCCACCGTCACCCTGGCAGAGGCGCCGCCGCTCGACCTGATCCTGGTGCCGGGCGGTGGCGGTATCAACGCGCTGCTGACCGACGAGGAGGTCCTGGACTTCCTGGAGGAGCGGGCGTCCAGCACCCGCTACCTCGCCGGGATCTGCACCGGATCGCTGGTTCTGGGAGCCGCCGGCTTGCTGGACGGGAAGCGGGCGGGCACGCATTGGGCCTCCCGCGACTTTCTTTCGGCCTTCGGTGCGACTCCGGTGGCCGAGCGCGTGGTGGTGGACGGAACCCTGTTCACCGGCGGCGGCGTGACCGCGGGAATCGACGTGGCGTTGCGGATCGTCGGCGAGCTGATCGACGAGACGGCCGCGAAGCTCGTCCAGCTGTCCATCGAGTACGACCCGCAGCCGCCCTTCGATGCGGGATCTCCGGAGCGGGCGGGCGAGCGGGAGACGGCCGATCTCCTCGCCCGGATGCGTCCGATGCTGGAGGCGCGGGCGGCCGCGGTGGCGGCGGGTGCGAACGCTTTGCAACGCCGTCGGTCCGGCCGGGCCGGCTGA
- the rplV gene encoding 50S ribosomal protein L22, with amino-acid sequence MGKPSNPSRIAENEAIASNPMIRTSPRKLNLVAQLIRNKDASSAVAELTFSKRRIAGEVKKVLQAAIANAENNHQLDVDRLYVSSATVGRALVMKRFHARARGRGARVEKLFSNLTIIVREREAAAAEGAE; translated from the coding sequence ATGGGCAAGCCCTCCAACCCCAGCCGTATCGCGGAGAACGAGGCGATCGCCTCCAATCCGATGATCCGCACCAGCCCGCGCAAGCTGAACCTCGTCGCCCAGCTCATCCGGAACAAGGATGCCAGCAGCGCCGTGGCCGAGCTGACCTTCTCCAAGCGCCGCATCGCCGGCGAGGTGAAGAAGGTCCTCCAGGCCGCGATCGCCAACGCCGAGAACAACCATCAGCTCGATGTGGACCGCCTGTACGTCTCCTCGGCGACGGTCGGCCGCGCCCTGGTGATGAAGCGCTTCCACGCCCGTGCCCGTGGCCGCGGCGCGCGGGTCGAGAAGCTGTTCTCCAACCTGACGATCATCGTGCGTGAGCGCGAAGCCGCCGCTGCCGAAGGGGCCGAGTAA
- a CDS encoding 50S ribosomal protein L23 encodes MSKQSKPAVSQERMYDLILAPVITEKSTMASEHNQVTFRVPLSATKPEIKSAVEGLFNVKVTAVNTLVTKGKTKRFRGTIGRRSDFKKAVVTLAEGNKIDVTTGI; translated from the coding sequence ATGAGCAAGCAGTCGAAACCTGCGGTGAGCCAGGAGCGGATGTACGACCTCATCCTGGCTCCGGTGATCACCGAGAAGTCGACGATGGCGTCGGAGCACAATCAGGTGACGTTCCGCGTGCCGCTGTCGGCGACCAAGCCGGAGATCAAGTCGGCTGTCGAGGGGCTGTTCAACGTGAAGGTGACGGCGGTCAACACCCTGGTTACCAAGGGCAAGACCAAGCGCTTCCGCGGGACCATCGGCCGTCGCTCGGACTTCAAGAAGGCCGTCGTGACCCTCGCCGAGGGGAACAAGATCGACGTGACCACGGGCATCTGA
- the rplD gene encoding 50S ribosomal protein L4: protein MKATIKNLNNETVGEIELADEVFGLPSRTDILARMVNWQLAKRRAGTHKTKTVSEISGTGKKPYRQKGTGRARQGSMRSAQFRGGATIFGPVVRSHEHDLTKKVRKLALKTALSTKAAEGKLLVLDAASAETHKTKELAVRLASLGLTSALIIDGANLNENFARASRNIPLIDVLPEQGANVYDILRRDTLVLTRNAVEQLEARLK from the coding sequence ATGAAGGCGACCATTAAGAACCTGAACAACGAGACCGTCGGCGAGATCGAGCTGGCCGACGAGGTCTTCGGCCTTCCGTCCCGCACGGACATCCTGGCCCGCATGGTCAACTGGCAGCTGGCCAAGCGCCGCGCCGGTACGCACAAGACCAAGACGGTCAGCGAGATCTCCGGCACCGGCAAGAAGCCGTACCGCCAGAAGGGCACCGGCCGCGCCCGTCAGGGCTCCATGCGCTCCGCCCAGTTCCGTGGCGGCGCGACCATCTTCGGCCCGGTCGTCCGCTCGCACGAGCACGATCTGACCAAGAAGGTCCGCAAGCTGGCCCTGAAGACCGCGCTGTCCACCAAGGCCGCGGAAGGCAAGCTCCTGGTGCTCGACGCCGCTTCGGCCGAGACGCACAAGACCAAGGAACTGGCTGTCCGTCTCGCTTCGCTCGGCCTGACCTCGGCTCTGATCATCGATGGCGCTAACCTGAACGAGAACTTCGCTCGGGCGTCGCGCAACATCCCGCTGATCGACGTGCTGCCGGAGCAGGGCGCCAACGTCTACGACATTCTTCGCCGCGATACGCTGGTCCTGACCCGCAACGCGGTCGAGCAGCTGGAGGCTCGCCTGAAATGA
- the rpsJ gene encoding 30S ribosomal protein S10, giving the protein MDSQNIRIRLKAFDHRVLDQSTSEIVNTAKRTGARVRGPIPLPTQIEKFTVNRSPHVDKKSREQFEIRTHKRLLDIVDPTPQTVDALMKLDLAAGVDVEIKL; this is encoded by the coding sequence ATGGACAGCCAGAACATCCGCATCCGCTTGAAGGCGTTCGATCATCGCGTGCTCGACCAGTCGACCAGCGAGATCGTCAACACCGCCAAGCGGACCGGTGCTCGGGTGCGGGGCCCGATCCCGCTGCCGACGCAGATCGAGAAGTTTACGGTGAACCGCTCGCCGCACGTCGACAAGAAGTCGCGCGAGCAGTTCGAAATCCGCACCCACAAGCGTCTGCTCGACATCGTCGATCCGACGCCGCAGACGGTGGACGCGCTGATGAAGCTCGACCTCGCTGCCGGTGTGGACGTCGAGATCAAGCTCTAA
- the tuf gene encoding elongation factor Tu, with protein MAKAKFERNKPHCNIGTIGHVDHGKTSLTAAITKVLAESGGATFTAYDQIDKAPEEKARGITISTAHVEYETTNRHYAHVDCPGHADYVKNMITGAAQMDGAILVVSAADGPMPQTREHILLARQVGVPALVVFMNKVDMVDDPELLELVEMEVRELLSSYQFPGDDIPIVKGSALCALEDRSPEIGRDAILKLMAEVDQYIPQPERPKDRPFLMPIEDVFSISGRGTVVTGRVERGIVKVGEEVEIVGLKTTVKTTVTGVEMFRKLLDSGEAGDNIGALLRGTKREDVERGQVLAKPGSITPHTTFKAEAYILTKEEGGRHTPFFTNYRPQFYFRTTDVTGMVKLPEGTEMVMPGDNISMEVELIAPIAMDEGLRFAIREGGRTVGAGVVASIIK; from the coding sequence ATGGCGAAGGCAAAGTTCGAGCGGAACAAGCCGCACTGCAACATCGGCACGATCGGCCACGTCGACCACGGCAAGACGTCGCTGACGGCGGCGATCACGAAGGTGCTGGCCGAGAGCGGCGGCGCGACCTTCACCGCCTACGACCAGATCGACAAGGCGCCGGAAGAGAAGGCCCGTGGCATCACGATCTCGACCGCCCACGTCGAGTACGAGACGACCAACCGCCACTACGCCCACGTCGATTGCCCGGGCCACGCCGACTACGTGAAGAACATGATCACGGGCGCCGCTCAGATGGACGGCGCGATCCTGGTCGTGTCGGCCGCCGACGGCCCGATGCCGCAGACCCGCGAGCACATCCTGCTGGCCCGCCAGGTCGGCGTGCCGGCGCTGGTGGTGTTCATGAACAAGGTCGACATGGTCGACGATCCGGAGCTGCTCGAGCTGGTCGAGATGGAGGTGCGCGAGCTGCTGTCCTCCTACCAGTTCCCGGGCGACGACATTCCGATCGTCAAGGGCTCGGCTCTGTGCGCGCTGGAGGACCGTTCGCCGGAGATCGGCCGTGACGCCATCCTCAAGCTGATGGCCGAGGTCGATCAGTACATCCCGCAGCCGGAGCGTCCGAAGGACCGTCCGTTCCTGATGCCGATCGAGGACGTGTTCTCGATCTCGGGCCGCGGCACCGTGGTGACCGGCCGCGTCGAGCGTGGCATCGTCAAGGTCGGCGAGGAAGTCGAGATCGTCGGTCTGAAGACCACCGTGAAGACCACGGTGACCGGCGTCGAGATGTTCCGCAAGCTGCTCGACTCGGGTGAGGCTGGCGACAACATCGGCGCGCTGCTGCGCGGCACGAAGCGTGAGGACGTCGAGCGCGGCCAGGTTCTGGCCAAGCCGGGCAGCATCACGCCGCACACCACCTTCAAGGCCGAGGCCTACATCCTGACGAAGGAAGAGGGTGGCCGTCACACGCCGTTCTTCACCAACTACCGTCCGCAGTTCTATTTCCGCACGACCGACGTGACGGGCATGGTGAAGCTGCCGGAAGGCACCGAGATGGTGATGCCGGGCGACAACATCTCCATGGAAGTCGAGCTGATCGCTCCGATCGCCATGGACGAGGGCCTGCGCTTCGCCATCCGCGAGGGTGGCCGGACCGTCGGCGCCGGCGTCGTCGCCTCGATCATCAAGTAA
- the rpsL gene encoding 30S ribosomal protein S12 produces the protein MPTINQLIRKPREPLAARNKVPAMEACPQKRGVCTRVYTTTPKKPNSALRKVARVRLTNGFEVTSYIPGEGHNLQEHSVVMIRGGRVKDLPGVRYHIIRGTLDTQGVKDRKQRRSKYGAKRPK, from the coding sequence ATGCCGACGATCAACCAGTTGATCCGTAAGCCGCGCGAGCCCTTGGCCGCGCGCAATAAGGTTCCCGCGATGGAGGCGTGCCCGCAGAAGCGTGGCGTCTGCACCCGCGTCTACACGACCACGCCGAAGAAGCCGAACTCGGCTCTGCGTAAGGTCGCCCGCGTTCGCCTGACGAACGGCTTCGAAGTGACCTCCTACATCCCCGGTGAAGGCCATAACCTCCAGGAACACTCGGTGGTTATGATCCGCGGCGGCCGTGTGAAGGATCTTCCCGGCGTTCGCTACCACATCATCCGCGGCACGCTCGATACCCAGGGCGTGAAGGACCGTAAGCAGCGTCGTTCGAAGTACGGCGCGAAGCGTCCGAAGTAA
- the rpsG gene encoding 30S ribosomal protein S7, whose protein sequence is MSRRRRAEKREVLPDAKYGDRVLTKFMNCLMLDGKKSAAERIVYGALSRIEAKTKNEPVQVFHDALLNVKPHLEVRSRRVGGATYQVPVEVRTDRAQALAIRWLIGAARARSENTMTERLSGELLDAANQRGTAVKKREDTHRMAEANKAFSHYRW, encoded by the coding sequence ATGTCCCGTCGTCGTCGCGCCGAGAAGCGTGAGGTCCTGCCGGACGCCAAGTATGGCGACCGCGTCCTGACCAAGTTCATGAACTGCCTGATGCTGGACGGCAAGAAGTCCGCCGCCGAGCGCATCGTCTACGGCGCCCTCAGCCGCATCGAGGCCAAGACCAAGAACGAGCCGGTTCAGGTCTTCCACGACGCCCTGCTGAACGTGAAGCCGCACCTCGAAGTGCGCTCGCGTCGCGTCGGTGGCGCCACCTATCAGGTTCCGGTCGAGGTCCGCACGGATCGCGCCCAGGCCCTGGCCATCCGTTGGCTCATCGGCGCCGCCCGCGCCCGCTCGGAAAACACCATGACCGAGCGTCTGTCGGGTGAGCTGCTGGATGCCGCCAACCAGCGTGGCACCGCCGTGAAGAAGCGCGAAGACACCCATCGTATGGCGGAAGCCAACAAGGCCTTCTCGCACTACCGCTGGTAA
- the rpsQ gene encoding 30S ribosomal protein S17, giving the protein MPRRVLQGTVVSDKGDKTVIVLVERRVMHPVYKKFIRQSKKYAAHDEGNQFKVGDTVSIIECRPISKRKRWTVVLESAAVSGAA; this is encoded by the coding sequence ATGCCTCGCCGCGTTCTGCAGGGCACGGTGGTCAGCGACAAGGGCGACAAGACGGTTATCGTCCTGGTCGAGCGCCGCGTCATGCACCCCGTGTACAAGAAGTTCATTCGTCAGTCGAAGAAGTACGCCGCCCACGATGAGGGCAACCAGTTCAAGGTCGGCGATACCGTTTCGATCATCGAATGCCGCCCGATCTCCAAGCGCAAGCGCTGGACGGTCGTGCTTGAGTCCGCCGCCGTTAGCGGCGCCGCGTAA
- the rplB gene encoding 50S ribosomal protein L2 has product MALKQYRPITPSLRQLVIVDRSELWKGKPVKTLTEGLTKSGGRNNTGRITARRMGGGHKRVYRLVDFKRRKFDVPATVERLEYDPNRTAFIALIKYEDGTLSYILAPQRLKVGDTVIAGEKVDVKPGNAMPLKNIPVGSVLHNVELKPGKGGQLARSAGTYLQLVGRDGGYAQLKLPSGELRVVRGDCMATLGAVSNPDNMNTNKGKAGRSRWLGIRPSVRGVAMNPIDHPHGGGEGRTSGGRHPVTPWGKPTKGKKTRHNKKTDGLILRRRHSK; this is encoded by the coding sequence ATGGCTCTGAAGCAATATCGCCCAATTACGCCGTCGCTCCGCCAGCTGGTCATCGTCGACCGCTCGGAGCTGTGGAAGGGCAAGCCGGTCAAGACCCTCACCGAGGGCCTGACCAAGTCCGGCGGCCGCAACAACACCGGCCGCATCACCGCGCGCCGGATGGGTGGCGGTCACAAGCGCGTCTACCGTTTGGTGGACTTCAAGCGTCGCAAGTTCGACGTCCCGGCGACGGTTGAGCGCCTGGAGTACGATCCGAACCGTACGGCCTTCATCGCCCTCATCAAGTATGAGGACGGCACCCTGTCCTACATCCTGGCGCCGCAGCGCCTGAAGGTGGGCGACACGGTGATCGCCGGCGAGAAGGTGGATGTGAAGCCCGGCAACGCCATGCCGCTGAAGAACATCCCGGTCGGTTCGGTGCTGCACAACGTCGAGCTGAAGCCCGGCAAGGGTGGTCAGCTGGCCCGTTCGGCCGGCACCTACCTGCAGCTGGTCGGCCGCGACGGCGGGTACGCCCAGCTGAAGCTGCCCTCGGGCGAGCTTCGCGTGGTCCGCGGCGACTGCATGGCCACCCTGGGTGCCGTGTCGAACCCGGACAACATGAACACCAACAAGGGCAAGGCCGGTCGCAGCCGTTGGCTGGGCATCCGTCCGTCCGTCCGTGGTGTCGCCATGAACCCGATCGACCACCCGCACGGTGGTGGTGAAGGCCGCACCTCGGGTGGCCGTCATCCGGTCACGCCGTGGGGCAAGCCGACCAAGGGCAAGAAGACTCGTCACAACAAGAAGACGGATGGCCTGATCCTGCGCCGCCGTCATTCGAAGTAA
- the rpmC gene encoding 50S ribosomal protein L29 codes for MKPVDVRAKSTEELNDQLLQLKKEQFNLRFQRASGQLENTARVQVVRRDIARIKTILGERTRSAEAGK; via the coding sequence ATGAAGCCCGTCGACGTTCGTGCGAAGAGCACCGAGGAGCTGAACGATCAGCTCCTCCAGCTCAAGAAGGAACAGTTCAACCTGCGTTTCCAGCGGGCCTCCGGCCAGCTGGAGAATACCGCGCGGGTGCAGGTGGTGCGTCGCGACATCGCGCGCATCAAGACGATCCTCGGCGAGCGTACGCGCTCGGCCGAAGCCGGCAAGTAA
- the rplC gene encoding 50S ribosomal protein L3, protein MRSGLIAQKVGMTRVFTDDGQHVPVTVLKVDSCQVVAVRTEDKDGYTAVQLGAGAIKVKNVTKPQRGHFAKARVEPKRKLVEFRVDADALIEVGAELSAAHFVPGQFVDVTGTSIGKGFAGPMKRWNFGGLRATHGVSVSHRSHGSTGNRQDPGKVFKNKKMAGHLGDEKVTVLNLKVVSVDEDRGLIFLKGAVPGAEGAWLRIRDAVKKKAPEGLPFPAGIKAAPAAEAAAEPQE, encoded by the coding sequence ATGCGATCCGGTTTGATCGCGCAGAAAGTCGGCATGACCCGCGTCTTCACGGACGATGGGCAGCACGTGCCGGTGACTGTGCTGAAAGTCGACAGCTGCCAGGTCGTCGCCGTTCGCACCGAGGACAAGGATGGCTACACCGCCGTCCAGCTCGGCGCAGGCGCCATCAAGGTGAAGAACGTCACGAAGCCGCAGCGCGGGCATTTCGCCAAGGCGCGCGTCGAGCCCAAGCGCAAGCTGGTCGAGTTCCGCGTCGACGCCGACGCGCTGATCGAGGTCGGCGCCGAGCTCTCGGCTGCGCATTTCGTCCCGGGCCAGTTCGTCGACGTCACCGGCACTTCCATCGGTAAGGGCTTCGCCGGTCCGATGAAGCGCTGGAACTTCGGTGGTCTGCGCGCGACGCACGGCGTGTCGGTGTCGCACCGCTCGCACGGTTCGACGGGTAACCGCCAGGACCCCGGCAAGGTCTTCAAGAACAAGAAGATGGCCGGTCATCTCGGCGACGAGAAGGTCACGGTTCTGAACCTGAAGGTCGTGTCGGTCGATGAGGACCGCGGTCTGATCTTCCTCAAGGGTGCCGTTCCGGGCGCCGAGGGAGCTTGGCTCCGCATCCGCGACGCGGTGAAGAAGAAGGCTCCGGAAGGTCTGCCGTTCCCCGCCGGGATCAAGGCTGCGCCGGCCGCTGAAGCCGCCGCCGAGCCGCAGGAGTGA
- the rplP gene encoding 50S ribosomal protein L16, with product MLSPKRTKYRKAHKGRIHGNAKGGTQLNFGSFGLKALEPERITARQIEAARRAITRAMKRQGRVWIRVFPDLPVSTKPAEVRMGSGKGTPEYWAARVHPGRILFELDGVPADVAKQAFALAAAKLPIKTKLVTRLGGGEEVAA from the coding sequence ATGCTTTCTCCGAAGCGTACCAAGTACCGCAAGGCCCACAAGGGCCGCATCCACGGCAACGCGAAGGGCGGCACCCAGCTGAACTTCGGCTCCTTCGGCCTCAAGGCCCTGGAGCCGGAGCGCATCACGGCCCGTCAGATCGAGGCGGCCCGCCGCGCGATCACCCGCGCTATGAAGCGTCAGGGCCGCGTGTGGATCCGCGTGTTCCCCGACCTGCCGGTCTCCACCAAGCCCGCCGAAGTCCGCATGGGTTCCGGTAAGGGCACGCCCGAGTACTGGGCGGCCCGCGTTCATCCCGGCCGCATCCTGTTTGAGCTGGACGGCGTGCCCGCGGATGTGGCAAAGCAGGCGTTCGCCCTGGCGGCCGCCAAGCTGCCGATCAAGACCAAGCTGGTGACCCGCCTCGGCGGCGGTGAGGAGGTGGCGGCATGA
- the rpsS gene encoding 30S ribosomal protein S19: MARSVWKGPFVDGYLLKKADKSRASGRNEIIKIWSRRSTILPQFVGLTFGVYNGHKFLPVLVTENMIGHKFGEFAPTRTFYGHAADKKAKRK; encoded by the coding sequence ATGGCACGCTCCGTTTGGAAGGGCCCGTTCGTCGACGGCTACCTGCTCAAGAAGGCGGACAAGTCGCGGGCCTCGGGCCGCAACGAGATCATCAAGATCTGGTCGCGTCGCTCGACGATCCTGCCGCAGTTCGTGGGTCTCACGTTCGGCGTGTACAATGGCCACAAGTTCCTGCCGGTTCTGGTGACCGAGAACATGATCGGCCACAAGTTCGGTGAGTTCGCTCCGACGCGCACCTTCTACGGGCACGCGGCGGACAAGAAGGCGAAGAGGAAGTAA